A genomic segment from Aspergillus chevalieri M1 DNA, chromosome 7, nearly complete sequence encodes:
- the MAE1 gene encoding NAD-dependent malic enzyme (COG:C;~EggNog:ENOG410PGTW;~InterPro:IPR036291,IPR012301,IPR012302,IPR001891, IPR015884,IPR037062;~PFAM:PF00390,PF03949;~go_function: GO:0004470 - malic enzyme activity [Evidence IEA];~go_function: GO:0004471 - malate dehydrogenase (decarboxylating) (NAD+) activity [Evidence IEA];~go_function: GO:0051287 - NAD binding [Evidence IEA];~go_process: GO:0055114 - oxidation-reduction process [Evidence IEA]), whose translation MSTSRGTSKFQNLPRAISGPLECPLEGTSLLHSSAFNKGSAFPAEERKTFKLHGLLPPNIQTLDEQVRRAYEQYSSRQDDLAKNTFMASMKMQSEVLYYRLLQDHFKEMFGVIYTPTEGDAIQNYSRLFRRPEGCFLNITDQDRIEECLSNFGGGEDVDYIVVSDGEEILGIGDQGVGAILISTAKLVITTLCAGIHPSRQLPVVLDCGTNNKTLLNDELYLGLRQPRARGKEYDEFLEKFVTISRKRFPKAYIHFEDFGLQNAKRVLDKYRSRAPCFNDDIQGTGCVTLAAIIPALRVSNVKLGDARFVMFGSGTAGTGIADQICGAIANETSKSKEAAAKQIWCLDKQGLLLKSQGDQLTAAQVPYARDDSEWDTKETPDLLSVVKTAKPHVLVGTSTKPKSFTEEVIREMAKNVENPIVLPLSNPTRLHEADPHDINKWTGGRALMATGSPFPPVDRDGGKYEIAECNNSTCFPGIGLGVVLSRARVLSDRMLVAAVSALAARSPALKDAKRPLLPDVEEARSVSVDIAKAVIQTAVEQGHAEETDIPTDPDELEEWIQVQMWDPVYHPLKKV comes from the exons ATGTCGACTTCGCGCGGGACATCCAAGTTCCAGAACCTTCCCAGAGCGATCTCAGGGCCATTGGAATGCCCGCTCGAG GGAACAAGTCTCTTGCATTCATCCGCATTCAACAAGGGCTCAGCATTTCCTGCTGAAGAGCGCAAGACATTCAAGCTGCATGGGCTACTCCCGCCCAATATCCAGACTTTGGATGAGCAGGTCCGGAGGGCGTACGAGCAGTACAGCAGCCGGCAGGATGATCTGGCAAAGAATACGTTTATGGCGAGTATGAAGATGCAGAGTGAGGTGTTGTATTATAGG CTACTTCAAGATCATTTCAAAGAGATGTTCGGTGTGATTTATACACCGACTGAAGGTGATGCTATACAGAATTACTCGCGGTTATTTCGGAGACCAGAAGGCTGCTTTTTGAATATTACCGATCAGGACAGAATTGAAGAATGTCTATCGAattttggtggtggtgaggatgttgattatatCGTGGTTAGCGACGGAGAAGAG ATCCTCGGAATCGGTGACCAAGGAGTTGGGGCTATTCTGATCTCCACGGCCAAGCTGGTCATCACCACCTTGTGTGCTGGCATTCATCCATCTCGGCAACTCCCAGTGGTGCTGGACTGCGGTACAAAC AATAAAACCCTGCTCAATGACGAGCTGTATCTCGGTCTCCGTCAGCCTCGAGCCCGCGGAAAGGAATACGACGAGTTCTTGGAGAAGTTCGTGACCATTTCTCGGAAGCGATTCCCCAAGGCGTATATCCACTT TGAAGACTTTGGCCTCCAGAATGCCAAAAGGGTTCTGGATAAGTACAGATCACGCGCGCCCTGTTTCAACGATGATATCCAAGGAACCGGATGCGTCACGTTGGCCGCTATAATACCAGCCCTCCGCGTGAGTAATGTTAAATTGGGCGATGCGCGATTCGTCATGTTTGGTTCAGGAACTGCTGGCACAGGAATAGCGGACCAAATATGCGGAGCTATTGCGAATGAAACAAGCAAATCCAAAGAAGCCGCCGCGAAGCAGATTTGGTGTTTGGATAAGCAAGGGCTTCTTCTCAAGTCCCAGGGTGACCAGTTGACAGCGGCTCAAGTCCCGTATGCACGAGATGATTCTGAGTGGGATACGAAGGAGACGCCCGACCTGCTATCTGTAGTGAAAACCGCAAAGCCTCACGTCCTGGTTGGGACGTCGACGAAGCCCAAAAGTTTCACGGAGGAAGTGATCCGTGAAATGGCCAAGAACGTCGAAAACCCAATTGTACTGCCATTGAGCAACCCCACTCGTCTACACGAAGCTGATCCCCACGACATCAACAAATGGACGGGCGGTCGCGCCTTGATGGCTACCGGGAGCCCGTTTCCACCAGTGGACCGGGACGGAGGCAAGTACGAGATCG CGGAATGCAACAACTCCACCTGCTTTCCTGGGATTGGTCTTGGTGTCGTCCTATCCCGTGCCCGAGTGCTTTCTGACCGAATGTTGGTCGCAGCAGTTAGTGCGTTGGCAGCTCGATCGCCGGCGCTGAAGGACGCTAAGCGACCATTGTTGCCCGACGTCGAGGAGGCGCGGTCAGTTAGCGTTGACATTGCAAAAGCCGTGATTCAAACCGCAGTGGAGCAAGGGCATGCAGAAGAGACTGACATTCCGACCGATCCGGACGAGTTGGAGGAATGGATTCAAGTGCAGATGTGGGATCCcgtgtatcatccattgaaAAAGGTGTAA
- a CDS encoding NADPH:quinone oxidoreductase family protein (COG:Q;~EggNog:ENOG410PFAI;~InterPro:IPR013154,IPR013149,IPR036291,IPR011032, IPR020843,IPR002364;~PFAM:PF00107,PF08240,PF13602;~go_function: GO:0008270 - zinc ion binding [Evidence IEA];~go_function: GO:0016491 - oxidoreductase activity [Evidence IEA];~go_process: GO:0055114 - oxidation-reduction process [Evidence IEA]), whose protein sequence is MRAIQLREYVKGPLDLTVTNLSTPSPSPDHYLIEIHSAGTNFFDLLQIQGKYQHQPPFPWIGGAEFAGTILAVPTATTVSQQRRFNVGDRVFGATQGAYATHILAPEQALLPVPAGWSFEDAAGLFVTAPTSYGGLVHRANVQAGDWVLVHAAAGGVGLAAVQIAKGKGATVIATAGTERKRQIARDFGADYIIDYREKNWPEEVKKLCAANRSGNGKAGVDIVYDPVGMIEASLKCVAWNARLLVIGFAAGKIEKVALNRVLLKNVSLVGVHWGQYAKFEPQTVEHVWQGIFDLVARGQFKGTAFKDESFVGLESVPRALQALGGRGTWGKVVVKVIDDEAKSKL, encoded by the exons ATGCGAGCTATTCAGCTTCGGGAATATGTCAAG GGTCCTCTTGACCTCACCGTAACCAACCTTTCCACGCCCTCCCCATCTCCCGATCACTACCTAATCGAAATCCACTCCGCGGGCACCAATTTCTTCGACTTGCTCCAGATCCAGGGCAAGTATCAACACCAGCCACCCTTCCCATGGATCGGAGGCGCTGAGTTTGCCGGCACCATCCTTGCCGTCCCAACGGCGACAACCGTGAGCCAGCAGCGTCGCTTCAATGTTGGTGATCGCGTCTTCGGAGCGACCCAGGGCGCCTATGCTACTCACATCCTAGCGCCGGAGCAGGCTCTCCTGCCCGTGCCGGCGGGGTGGAGCTTTGAGGACGCCGCTGGGCTGTTTGTCACGGCGCCGACGTCATATGGGGGTCTGGTGCACCGGGCGAATGTCCAGGCGGGTGATTGGGTGCTTGTGCATGCGGCTGCTGGGGGCGTGGGATTGGCTGCAGTGCAGATTGCTAAGGGGAAGGGGGCGACTGTGATTGCGACGGCGGGAACGGAGCGCAAGAGGCAGATTGCGAGGGACTTCGGGGCGGACTATATCATTGACTACCGGGAGAAGAATTGGCCTGAGGAGGTAAAGAAGTTGTGTGCGGCGAATCGGAGTGGGAATGGGAAGGCTGGGGTGGATATCGTCTATGACCCGGTCGGTATGATTGAGGCGAGTCTTAAGTGTGTGGCGTGGAATGCGCGTCTGTTGGTGATTGGTTTTGCTGCGGGGAAGATTGAGAAGGTCGCGCTGAACCGGGTGTTGCTGAAGAATGTCAGCTTGGTTGGTGTGCATTGGGGACAGTATGCCAAATTCGAGCCGCAGACGGTTGAACATGTTTGGCAGGGGATCTTTGACCTGGTGGCCCGCGGTCAGTTCAAGGGGACTGCATTCAAGGACGAGAGCTTTGTCGGCTTAGAGAGTGTTCCCCGGGCTTTGCAGGCTCTAGGTGGAAGAGGAACTTGGGGCAAGGTGGTGGTGAAGGTCATCGACGATGAAGCCAAGAGCAAGCTgtaa
- a CDS encoding putative extracellular serine-rich protein (SECRETED:SignalP(1-21)) yields the protein MYFTKALLVASAVLFAPVALAAEHADAPAPTSTTTVQVVLATPSTSTTTTPSSTPAPSSTPAASSSSSWLISHTPSSSSFVKASSTSALIKASKPTASATTSTPAVATGGASPVQYSGAMAAGVVAVAGLVMF from the coding sequence ATGTACTTCACCAAGGCTCTTCTGGTTGCATCCGCCGTCCTTTTCGCGCCTGTCGCGCTCGCTGCTGAGCATGCCGATGCCCCTGCGCctacctccaccaccaccgtcCAGGTCGTCCTGGCTACTCCCTCCACGAGCACGACCACGACACCCTCGTCTACCCCGGCGCCATCTTCGACTCCTGCTGCGTCGAGCAGCAGCTCGTGGTTGATTTCCCACACTCCCAGCTCGTCTTCCTTCGTCAAGGCTAGCTCCACCTCGGCCCTGATCAAGGCTTCCAAGCCCACTGCCAGCGCTACGACTTCCACGCCTGCGGTTGCTACGGGTGGTGCTTCCCCTGTTCAGTACTCTGGTGCTATGGCGGCTGGTGTCGTGGCTGTCGCGGGTCTGGTCATGTTCTAG
- a CDS encoding uncharacterized protein (COG:S;~EggNog:ENOG410PYTG;~InterPro:IPR025676;~PFAM:PF14420), whose amino-acid sequence MKNSIPSDVWEKKRALIAKLYKDEEWPLKQVIKQIRSEDFNPSETQLRSRLKKWRVTKPSRQTRKKSHDGQQEATGEESDLDDASTKDRTSTASPITQRSSQPAAKNPSTSKVDWHVVSLEEQDFSSSWIPGNPHHRDLSNSPSIMNQFPNVVPSTSSYDPSQPSTPVDGVLLNPSVTMAPPYSSPTYTMAPDVCLPASSAPTTSLASVPWSVPPWFSIPIDPMSSQHHSVPFYTAAPSVGSSVAGSPDPSGRIYSPQPMQYHGMLPHGGMPEFMGDSKQWRRAMSLQCNSPGVMAGGINTGARDDARKYMERKASMPAKTSSQAYDMGNPSSQFFLGGQHPMMCAPLYPYPDHESLVHKPPGIGF is encoded by the exons ATGAAAAATTCAATTCCTTCAGACGtttgggagaagaagagggcatTGATTGCCAAGCTCTATAAGGATGAAGAATGGCCACTCAAGCAGGTCATCAAGCAGATTCGTTCGGAGGACTTCAATCCTAG CGAAACCCAGTTGCGAAGCAGGTTGAAGAAATGGCGGGTGACCAAACCCTCTCGTCAGACTCGCAAGAAGTCGCACGATGGTCAGCAGGAAGCTACGGGGGAGGAAAGTGACCTGGATGATGCTTCGACCAAGGACCGCACCTCGACTGCCTCTCCCATCACACAAAGATCTTCGCAGCCGGCTGCGAAGAACCCTTCGACATCAAAGGTGGACTGGCACGTGGTGTCTCTCGAGGAGCAAGATTTCTCCAGTTCTTGGATTCCAGGTAACCCTCACCACCGGGATCTCTCCAACAGTCCCTCCATCATGAACCAATTTCCCAATGTGGTTCCTAGCACCAGTTCCTACGACCCCTCGCAACCTTCTACTCCCGTGGATGGCGTTTTGCTCAATCCGTCTGTCACTATGGCTCCGCCTTACTCCAGTCCGACCTACACAATGGCACCCGATGTGTGCTTGCCAGCATCCTCTGCGCCAACAACCTCTCTTGCATCGGTACCATGGTCCGTTCCTCCGTGGTTCTCAATTCCTATCGATCCCATGTCTTCTCAGCATCACTCGGTTCCTTTCTACACTGCTGCACCATCCGTCGGCTCTTCGGTAGCTGGCTCTCCGGACCCGTCTGGTCGTATCTACTCGCCTCAGCCCATGCAATATCATGGGATGTTGCCGCATGGTGGCATGCCGGAATTCATGGGAGATTCGAAACAATGGCGGCGTGCCATGTCCCTTCAATGCAATAGCCCAGGGGTTATGGCCGGTGGCATCAACACTGGTGCACGAGACGATGCACGAAAAtatatggagaggaaggCGTCTATGCCAGCAAAGACATCTTCGCAAGCCTACGACATGGGCAATCCGTCGTCGCAATTCTTTCTTGGTGGGCAGCATCCGATGATGTGCGCACCTCTCTACCCATATCCGGATCATGAGTCTCTTGTGCACAAGCCCCCAGGCATTGGATTTTAA
- a CDS encoding uncharacterized protein (COG:S;~EggNog:ENOG410PQN4;~SECRETED:SignalP(1-19)) has protein sequence MKLSAGISALLFLSSVANSAVIPKRHSTDLIDPAITPASKLSVWQALEKRRGGGGGGRGGGSGVGSGGGSGGRSGSGGSGSRGGSSGRGGSSGGSSGGSTSSSSNRGGTSRSGSGRAPSYGGGSYYSGGSRTPYTAGSRSPGGLTPYILPAAALGLAGGAFAYGAYAYPYEHDYNYTNSHSHKEESLPVVCVCEQYMECGCDDNNSSAFYESLFNGTEPRNGTNVRVVDVNGTQKIYVNGSLPNGTTAAENAAPATVQMAQTSGYLAMAAIALGAVYAL, from the exons ATGAAGCTCTCTGCTGGAATTTCTGCCCTACTGTTCCTCTCCTCGGTCGCCAACTCCGCTGTCATTCCGAAACGGCACTCGACGGATCTTATCGACCCCGCCATTACGCCTGCCTCTAAGCTCTCGGTGTGGCAGGCCCTGGAGAAGCGTCgaggtggaggtggaggtgGTCGAGGTGGGGGTTCTGGCGTTGGCAGTGGCGGTGGCAGTGGAGGACGCAGTGGTAGCGGTGGCAGCGGTAGCCGTGGTGGTAGCAGCGGTCGTGGTGGTAGCAGTGGAGGAAGCAGCGGAGGTTCGACCAG CTCAAGCAGCAACCGAGGAGGTACCAGCCGGAGTGGTTCAGGACGAGCTCCCTCGTATGGCGGTGGATCGTACTACTCTGGAGGTTCCAGAACGCCCTACACTGCAGGTTCTCGGTCTCCCGGAGGTCTGACACCGTACATTTTGCCCGCAGCTGCACTGGGTCTCGCAGGAGGTGCTTTTGCCTATGGAGCGTACGCTTATCCCTATGAGCACGACTACAATTACACGAACTCGCACTCGCACAAGGAAGAGTCGCTGCCTGTTGTTTGTGTTTGCGAGCAGTACATGGAGTGCGGATGCGACGACAACAATAGCAGCGCTTTCTATGAGAGTCTTTTCAACGGCACGGAGCCCAGGAATGGCACCAACGTTCGCGTCGTCGATGTCAACGGAACGCAGAAGATTTATGTCAATGGATCTCTGCCGAATGGGACGACAGCTGCGGAAaatgcggcaccagcgacgGTCCAGATGGCGCAGACCAGCGGATACTTGGCTATGGCTGCTATTGCGTTGGGTGCGGTCTATGCTCTGTGA